CAGGACTATAATATCGATGATATGACTATACTTCATAAGGAGATTCCATCCTGTTTCTCCCCATTTGAAACCGACATAAGTAAGGAATGAATTCCACAGACCTGCACCGGCGATGGTATAAATTGAAAATTTCAGCAGATTCATTTTCCCGAATCCGGCCGGTATAGATATCAAATGTCGCACAACAGGAATAAAACGGCAGAAAAAGATGGTGGCATCCCCATACTTATTAAAAAACCGTTCGCTGGTATCCAGATCATGCCTGTTTAAAAGAAAGTATTTACCGAACCTGTCGATGAATGGCCTGCCTCCCCAGCTGCCTATGAAATAGGATATCATGGAACCGAAGATACTTCCAAGTGTACTCGCCATAATCACACCCGGGAAGGTGAAGCGGTTTTGCGCGATCAGTAATCCGGCAGGCGGCATGACAACTTCACTCGGCACGGGAAATATCATGCTTTCCATTGTCATAAGTATAAAAATACTAAAGTACCCGGCTTGATTATAAAAGTCGATGATATGCCTGACGAGAAACTCAGTGATGCCCATTACAAAAAATTCATTAGAAAGTGCAAAGATGTACATTAATTTTCAAATACTCTTGTCATCAGCAGAGCTTTTAAAACTTAATTTTTGTCCAGCAACTGAACCATGACATGACAAATTCCCGCCTGATCCATGAAGTGTTATGGATGGTAAATTTATATTATCAGACAATAAGCAGGATAAAAATTTGTTATTGTAACAAATTGAGTTAATTTTGTTTCCCGATTCCTTCTCACAAAAGATCAGATAAAATATGAAACGAATTCTTGTCTTTATAGCCACCGTAATCCTTCTGGCCGTTACGTTATCTTCGTGCAAGACCAGGGAGAAATGCCCTGCTTATGGTGAGTCGCATAAATATCAGGTTGAACAGAGGTATTAAAGGTGCATTATCCTGTTTCATTTCCATGAAACAAAATCATGGTATTTTTGTTATTTCTTGAGAATTCATTATCTTTGATGCAATAACTTTCTTTCCCTGATGCCATGCGATTTTGGATTTATATACTGCTAGGCATAATCCTGATGACAGGGGTACGACCTGATTGTCGTGCTCAGTCATATGATGAGGAAGACATAGAGAATTTCAGCGACAGTGTTTTGCTAACCAAGGAGATGAGCGGAGGATTTATTTTACATTCAATGGGTTGGGGCATCGAATTCCGTAAAGGGAAAAATCTAAGTGCACGAAAAATGCTGCAGATGGAATTTGATTTCACAGAGATGAAATCCCCAAAAGAAATCAGGGTGATAAATCCATACTTTACCAATGCCAAAAGTTATATTTATGGAAAACTAAACAATGTTTTCCTCATCCGTGGTGGTTTTGGCCTGCATAACCTTCTGAACAGTAAGCCTTACTGGGGAGGTGTAGAACTAAGGTATTTCTTTTCCGGTGGTGCTTCGCTGGGGTTGGCAAAGCCCGTATATCTCAATATTATAAATCTTGTCTCCATATCGCAGTACTATTTTGAATATGAACTGTCAACGGAAAAATAT
The sequence above is drawn from the Bacteroidota bacterium genome and encodes:
- a CDS encoding DedA family protein, producing MYIFALSNEFFVMGITEFLVRHIIDFYNQAGYFSIFILMTMESMIFPVPSEVVMPPAGLLIAQNRFTFPGVIMASTLGSIFGSMISYFIGSWGGRPFIDRFGKYFLLNRHDLDTSERFFNKYGDATIFFCRFIPVVRHLISIPAGFGKMNLLKFSIYTIAGAGLWNSFLTYVGFKWGETGWNLLMKYSHIIDIIVLGLLLIALAWFIFKHINKRKKNTH